A window of Nerophis lumbriciformis linkage group LG21, RoL_Nlum_v2.1, whole genome shotgun sequence genomic DNA:
TTGCACACGTTACGTAAAATTGTGTTATTACTATTCATATATAGATACACTGTAGTGCATGTAACATCACCACTAATAGGCATCTGTGCATAATGTAAGGACTAGATTAGGCAGCTTTCGTGCCTTTTATTATTACCTGATtatatattacaagtcaaagtcaaGTGTCGTGCAGTAGCAAAATGCCACCTGCTGTGTTGAAaagatcaatcatcaatcaatcaatgtttattgatatagccctaaataggctaaatcacaagtgtctcaaagggctgcacaagccacaaagacatcctcggttcagatcccacatcagggcaaggaaaaactcaacccaatgggaggacaatgagaaaccttggagacgaccgcagatgtgggcgaccagtgcaatggacggcgagtggatctagcataatattgtgaaagtccagtccatagtggatctaacataatagtgagaatccagtccatagtggggccagcaagatGGGTGTTTTTTAGATTCTGATCTATTCCCAACTTAGGTTTCACGGAAATATTCTAAAATACTTTTGAAAACCAGTGAACCAAACTAGTTCATTTAGCCCAGCggtgtcaaacctacggcccgtaaacaggttttatccggcccgtgtgatgagttctaccatgaattgattaacgtggaccccgactttaacaagttgaaaaacttactcgggtgttaccatttagtggtcaattgtacggaatatgtactgtactgtgcaatctactaataacgtttcaatcaatcaatcaagtttgCAGAGTATTAAAAtaagctgctttttttttaacgaaagaaactgctgttctaaatgtgcccactggatgtcacaatagcaattctgttaggcaagcaaacggtgcacagtaaagggtgactgtggctcctcctcctcgacccacatgaaacttaaaacctgccgttttatgtcttctgcttcgaacacatggtcatttggcaccctcgttgccccaaaatgtctctgtcaaacacgagaaaagtaaacttaacccttttgaatagtttttaacctccgtttcttacggtttgttgagttagcactggattgatacgtggacatgacaaaggaggtatttgatacagaGAAgagtttaaatgtgttttttgttcaatcccagaaagactgatttaaaatttaatcctggctttgtagatacactgagaccaagtctaagctcattgtgtttttgaaacggcaccaatttcctcagaattttcaacaaactttaaGTATttttgatttgtacgttttcataatgtgcttattctatttttggccaaagtaaaacacagTAATCAACCtggtgttgtctttattttgaaagtttcatgctatgattttaccattccggcccacttgggaatagattttcctccatctgGCCGCTgaactaaaattagtttgacacccctgatttagcacCTGGCTAAATAGGGGCCCTGAGCAGAATTATAATTTCCGCACCCTATTACAATTTTGTAACCTTTTATGTGAGATACCGTTTAtactttttaaatgatcataattgtttttgtgcaaaataaattCGATAAAGCCTAAAATTGCATATTTTCCTGACACATGAACAGCTGGAATTCAATCCCAGTTTACAAATGAACAGCCCAAACCTAACGTGGCGCATCACTGGGTACAGTACTACAGTATGAATATTTGGAGAAATTGACCATGAAATTGACtctaatcaataacagagcaggaaggggctaagaATAATTTTGCGGTAAAATGTTTTATAACGCAAAACGGGGACCTGTAGTAGTATTAGAGAGTAAGACACCACTCAATGTTCCATTCAATCAAAAGTAGTTTATTTAATTTTGCCTTTTTCTGTATAACTTTATTATAATAAGACACTTCTCTGCGCGTACATTGCTCCCTTGAACTAAAAATGGCAACATTTATTTGTGGGAATGTAAGTTGGGGGATAGACAAAACTTAAGATACATaccaatatacatacatgtgcgtATATTACGGTTCCATTAATAAAACCATAAATGCTAAAATACAGAATGGACCACTCCAGGTACCTCAGTAATGCTGGAAACAGTACAATCTCCCGAGTAACTTTTTTAATATACtactttttgttttcttttagcATGGGTACATAAATAATGCACACATCAATATCAGGAGTTAAGGAGGGATGGAGGACTCTTTGAGCCAGTGTTAATAATACAGCTACCAATGCAGAAACCAGTGACAGGCAAGGCAAGCTGCACACATGGCTGTGTATTCATGCTTGAAGAAAGTTCTAGTGAAAAGATAAAGCATCACCTGCCTGTTAATTGTACGTTAACCATACTAACAGTGAGTCTCTCCACtgcttatgtattttttaaaataacaAAACAGTATAATTGATAACATTGCTTCAATCAAGTGCTTGCCATTCTTGTCACCCTCTAGTCCTTCCCAAGTTTACAACAGATAGCAGAAAAAACACACATACCCAACAcatcacagtcgcacacacaaacacacatcacTAAATGCCCTACTCGCAACATCCCAGAAAGTCGCCTTCCAACCGTTACTGTCAGTAAACAAACAAAACCCCAACTTACAGCAGTGGATTGATGCAGAGGAGTATTTAGTTCGCCTTGTGGTCTCAGGATTCAAGCTCTGTGCAAGTTTGTCTTATAGTGTGAGACTACTTTACAAGCCTTTTTCCTGATTGGTGAATTCTTGTTGATGCGATATTTTGTCAACTTGTCAGCGTAGTTCTGAATTCAAAAGCTTCTTGGCTGCCATCCTGAGAGAACGCGCAtttttgaaaaatccttcctcaGATAAAGGAGCTCCTGGTAGTCTCTCTTGGTGCGAGAAGTCCAATAATAGCACAGGGGTGCAGCGTACGCATGCACAACAGCAGAGGAGTTGGAATACTCGGCCTATCTTTGTACTCTGGGCCCAGACAGAGTACCTGCCCTTGTTGCATGACATGTAACTTGCTCAactaaatgaaaacaaaaaacaagaaaacTAAACCCCAAAACATAAATACAGCAACCAAGTTTGTTGTTCTACTACGAGGAGTGCTTATAACAACATATAACCCATAAAACAAccgacaaatatttttttccattttccctCAGACAGAACGAAATGGTTATTTTTTTccatctattttaaaaaaaatgacattttggATGAAAGAGCTGTTATTAATGATGAAGTTGGGTAAAgaaaagagtttttttttttgcagagtgCAGAACCTCGGCAGGTAAGGGACGCTACGGTGTGACTGAAAAAgcctttattttataaaaaaggaCTCCAAATTAAATGTCAAAGCAggctgaaagtgtgtgtgtgtggtagggGGAACCAGCATATACACAAGCAgcagaacatatatatatgtatatatatgtatatataatatataaaagacAAACTAGTGACGAGGTGACATGGAACAGTAGTACATAGGTCACATGACATTTATCACAAACTTGCTTGCAGGGAACCAAAACAATAAATGTAACTGAGGGCTGTTTTATCATCTGTTacaacatacacgcacacacgcacgcacacgcacacactgaaACTCCCATGAAAAGCAAAATGAGTGCTATGGTATATTGGTACTGTTTCTGTTAAGAAGGAGCTGCACCTTTCCTCTGTGACAGAAGTAGCGCCAAACTACCAAGACTACTAGTCACCACCTAAAGGCCAAAGTGTGGTAGAAATATACACACGTACATGAATATAAAAGTTTGCCCAATTTTTAAGTTCTGCCAATTACTTTCGACAATCATTTCACACCCATGTTTGAAGACGCAAACTTTTGTGCTTGTATGTGAACTCCTTTTAAAACTGGCTTGTTATGTGTCAACTGGCTTCGGTGAGATTTTGGGAGGCGAGGAGGGCACAACTCAGGGAAAAGCAGGACAAAAAGGGGGAAATGAACACAAAAAGGACGAGTGGGTAACGGATTGATGGGTGGGCGGGGTCTGCTAACGTGAAATACCGTTACTGTACAATGCACTAATATGTTTAGGGATGCGAACATGaatcaataaatcaatgaaaaaaaatcaaaacaggtTTAAAAATGGAAGAGTTGGGTTTAAAGTGAGTGCAGTTTATCTGAAATGTTTTGAAATATTCTATCACTTTCTATTCTTCGGGGAGGGCCAGTTGCCTCGCTTCTCTCCACGATTTCCACCTCCATTTCCAGTCCCACTagagccgccgccgccgccagaTGGCCCTCGAGGGCCTCTTCCTCCCCCTCCAGCTCCTCCGACGTTAACCCTCCGGTTTTGCCTCTCCATGCCAGGTCGCTGGCTTGAAAAACTTCTTTTGTTAGCTTGGGGCTCCTTTCCTGCCATCTCTCGCTCGAccacacctcctcctcctcctccacctagTCCCTTCCCCATGGGGTGGTGATGGTGAGAGGAATACGACTTCCCTCCGCCCTCCTTGTCTCGAAACTCAGTGAAGTCGCTGCTCTCGGACGCAGTCTCCCACTCCTCGTTGGCCTGGTCTGAGTTCTGATTAGTAAAGTCCGGGGACTTTGCTCCGTGGCTGTGGTGGTGCTGCGGGTGTGTCGGTCCGGTGCTTCCCTGGCTAAAGTGGTGATGGTGGTGGTTGTTTGCATTGCTGAGGTGGCCACCAGCATTATTGTTGTTGCTTGGAAGCGAAGCGTTGTGGTTGGCATTCTGGGCATTACTAATAAGCGTAGTAGTGACAGTGGTTCCGTTACTGTCCTGAACTGAGTTTAAGGAAGGAGAGGCAGGCCGTCCTCCCCCGATGACCCCCACTCCACCATTGATTCGTGCAGCATTTTCTCGCTCCTTCAGTCTCCGAAAGCGAGGTGGCTTGTCCTGCTGATGTTGGGAACGCGCGTGGCGGCGGCGTTTGGGTCGCTCAAACCCACTTGGCGGGAACCCGCGGTTAGTAGGAGGATGCACTGAATTTGGCACCCCGGGAATAGAAGCAGACTTGGCTGAAGCCTGCTGGGTCAAAACAGCACCATTGTCGGTGGACTTTTGAGTGGTAGGAGTTATATTTGTAGACAAAGATGGTGGCGGAGGATTTGATACATGACTTTGAGTTTGATTCCCATCTGCATTCTTATCTTTCTTCACCAAACTAAGCCCTCCCCTGCCCAAGTCCTTGTGCCCCAAGGTTTGTGTCAGGGCTTGCTGCCTCCGTGCTGAGTTTGGCTGCCTTGAGGACCCAACATGAGAGGCTGACCCGGGTGCAATCCTATGTCCTCCAGGTGTTCCACCAACATTGCCACTATTCCTGTAGATATTCCCTCCGCCACTACTACCTCCTCTTCCCCTCCTTGATGGCACACCCCTCGGGGTGAAAACCCGAGCATGTGAACCTCTTGGCGCAGACGAAATATTGCCACTGCTAGTGTTGGTGTTACCTAAGCCATTCTTTGTATTGGCTTTCTGGGTGTTGTCCTTTTCCAAATGACCATGATCACTTGTCCCACTATCGCTGCCCGTCTCAGAGCCTCTCTCCCTTCTCCTTTTGGGGATTTCTTCATACTCTGAGCCTTCACTGCGTGTTTCACTTCGATTCCTGGCTCTGGCTGGGTTGTGCTGGGACCTATCTTGACCATGTCTACCACCAGGGCCCTCGCCCTTTGAATCGTGATGGTGGCTTCCAGCGACTGGTGTGCGATAGTCTCTGCCACTCCTGCCACCCATCCTGCCACGGTTGCTGACGGTAGGTGCCGCACTGGCTGTGTAAGTACCCCTAAAACCACGACCACGGCCGTAAAACTCTCCACCTCGCCCCCGACTACCTCTGGTGGCTTTGTTGGAGACGCCATGATTGTGGGAATTGGTAGCTCTTCTTTCAAAAGAACGGTCTCTGTCCCTCCGAGAAGAGGACCCTGAAAATCCTGAAGAAGTGGTGTCTGCCTCTTTGGGCCCTCTACCTGACCcaccacctcctcctcctgcagGGGGCCGTTCTTTGCCTCCATTCCTTGGTTTTATTGTGATAGCAAGCTCTTCTTTACCCGATTGAGCTGATGTGCTACGGGCAGTGGAGGCATCCTGCTTTATTGACGTGGATTGGCCACCATCCTTCTCTTTAGCTTTACCGAATCCTTGGCTTCCTTTTTCTCCTCCATCACCTTCTCCCCCCTCTTTCTTTGTCTCTTTCATCACTGGCTTCTTGATTGGACCAGCCCGTTTGTTGGGATTGCCGCCTCCTGTCTGACTGTTGGGCTTGTGCTCCACTGGAGCATTAGAGGAGTCATCGCCACCACGAGAATTGTTCCCACCTCCTGCATTGTTGCCCCCCCTCCTGCCGTGAGAGGACTGCCCACCTGTATTGGTGCTGCCAGGGCGAGGACCCCAATGTGTCTCCGTTTTGTGGTCCCGCATTCCCCTGTGGTTTGACCTCGAATGGGAATGGTGCTGCGGCTGAGAGAGACTGCCGTGTTGAGCGGGAGGTGGGCTCGCGGTCATGGCACCATGTGGAGCATATGAAGAGCCAGTTTTTTCATGTTTTGCATGGCTGCCATTGCCAGTACTACCACTAAGGTTTTGCCCAACACCAGCTTCGCCTTCTCTGTgagaatgatgatgatgatgatgatgatgatgcaaaGTGGCCTTTGCCCCGCCATCTTCTCTAGTAGAAgcagaagaggaagaggaggagcatgAAGAGGAAAGGGAAGATTGTTGGAGTGGGGGAGAAGTGTTGGTCTTCTTTGGAAGGCTCTCAATTATCCTGTCATGGCTGTTCTCAGCTTTATGGTGTTGGACATTGTAGTGAGGCTGTTGAGGGTGGTGATTGTGATGGTGGTGTTGATGAGAGTTACCATCTACAGCCGGGTGGTCTGCACGACCATTACGGTCATAATGAGGGTGTGGGGTCCCCCATAACTGGCCTGACTGAGATCCACGCCCTGGGACGTCATCCTGATGGGTAAAGCCATGGGAGTGGGCTCCCCTTTCACCAGCTCTCTGCTGCGGTTGCTGGTGCGATGGCATCCTTGCACCTTGGTCGGAAAAGTTGTTATAGTTGCCCTGACCACTCATGTAATGATGAGGGTGGTGGCTGCTTCCCGCCGCACTAACAGGAGGTGGTGTCTGGTTCGATGGCCCAGAACTTGTGTTAGGTTGCTTGATGGGTCCCAATCCACCCTCTCGAATGCGATGTGGAGGAGTGTCACCCCTAAATCAATGAAAAAGAAACATTACATCACTGTCAATTGCGACATGAAATACTTAGTTCAAGTATTCATACCTGGCCCCTTTGGTCACATCCTCTTCCTCTGATGTCTGCCTCTGCCTCAGAGGAGAATTTAACCCACAAGCTTCCACTCCACCAGGGAATACCTCGGTCCCCCAGGACAACTTGGGATCAATTGGGGGAGTACCACGGTGAGGGTGCCCTGGGTGCTGCTGTTGCCGGTCAAAGGGGTCTGAACCAGATCCTCCTGAGTCAGACCGCTCACGGCCAATAAGCCCTTGGAGAGAGGATTCTTTAAAACAACGTATCTGGATAATGCGTTTTAAAACTACGGACATCCTCTTACCTGATGGATGCATGCCAGCCGAATAGAAGTCCATAGGTGGTGGACGACCCTGCATCATGCGTGGGTCCATATAGGGCATTATCATCCAGCGTGGGTCAAAATTCATTGGCATTGGCCGAACTAAACTGCTGGGTTGATACAGTGGTCCACCCTGCTTAGGTCCAGGCCCCGGCTGGGGAGTTGAAACTGGAGAAGGACCCTGCGGTGCTTGGGGTTGGGGAGAGATCTGGCTTTGGGATGTCTGACTGTGCTGCTGTTGCCACTGTTGCTGCTGCTTCAGTAGCTGCTCCTAATCAGTATAGAGAAAGAATATGTTACAAACATGCATGTATCATCACAGAAGGCTACCGGTACTTGTAAATCAAGCAACACTGTCTGGGCTGTGCATGAGGATCATCTTAACATATtttaagcattaaaaaaatactatactGTGGAACTTTGATTGCTCATTGTACAACCTTTCGATGTACAAACCACAGACTGAATAAAAATATGCATTGATCGTATCAAACCAATTGAAGAGTTTATTGAATCCATAACACCCAATTTAGTCACCCATCATTTAatgaaacaaggaagtcacatc
This region includes:
- the prrc2a gene encoding protein PRRC2A — its product is MSERSGQTAKGKEGKTKYASLNLFDTYKGKSLEAQKPVVPPRHGLQSLGKVASARRMPPPANLPSLKAENKGNDPNVSLVPKDGTGWASKQEQADPKSTDALSAPQQEPQQPVASQTPAPTRPKTPPASEVPTVTATAAVSTQAVGARSWAQASVTLGVQGDGGKASNLPSPFSREEFPTLQAAGDQDKAGKEQGTADQWYGPGPSLRPQNVTSWRDGGGRGLAPTLSGEGAAEGGNGGALVMDGAAGVPPQNLQSQVPPRNPPAGSPALTLPQPAVGPGFSQFRGILPPFMYPPYLPFPANYGPQGPYRFPPPGEGQVPRFSRSQGGPDSRSQIRPRDTGGEVVKRPSILKQDDLKELDELDHDGDEGWAGAHEEIDYSAKLKFSDDEGDDEGEDDTTESKNDSNEQQKPQEAPSAISCSRASDSSGDNRHTPPSNTDGDPQTSSNYQDRSLNQNASSGSGHPGHTQHHPAAGGPTPPPQPGLLVHGVPADDEDETWRQRRKQSSTEISAAVERARRRREEEERRMEEERRAACAEKLKRLDEKQQQQQQSSNAGGSGNNKTPSLDGNSATATTGSISPSLSASASSPNISQPPSPCVDPEEPPALAVQPGAGLGVSDRQRANSNSSYDSNSDAQHCPQPAVSQPQPPTLDIPSPVDKEETVCTPHTRPGSGGERGAEPVKIDNIGGGSGRQVIGPPGPGYSKYQKSLPPRFQRQQQEQLLKQQQQWQQQHSQTSQSQISPQPQAPQGPSPVSTPQPGPGPKQGGPLYQPSSLVRPMPMNFDPRWMIMPYMDPRMMQGRPPPMDFYSAGMHPSGLIGRERSDSGGSGSDPFDRQQQHPGHPHRGTPPIDPKLSWGTEVFPGGVEACGLNSPLRQRQTSEEEDVTKGARGDTPPHRIREGGLGPIKQPNTSSGPSNQTPPPVSAAGSSHHPHHYMSGQGNYNNFSDQGARMPSHQQPQQRAGERGAHSHGFTHQDDVPGRGSQSGQLWGTPHPHYDRNGRADHPAVDGNSHQHHHHNHHPQQPHYNVQHHKAENSHDRIIESLPKKTNTSPPLQQSSLSSSCSSSSSSASTREDGGAKATLHHHHHHHHHSHREGEAGVGQNLSGSTGNGSHAKHEKTGSSYAPHGAMTASPPPAQHGSLSQPQHHSHSRSNHRGMRDHKTETHWGPRPGSTNTGGQSSHGRRGGNNAGGGNNSRGGDDSSNAPVEHKPNSQTGGGNPNKRAGPIKKPVMKETKKEGGEGDGGEKGSQGFGKAKEKDGGQSTSIKQDASTARSTSAQSGKEELAITIKPRNGGKERPPAGGGGGGSGRGPKEADTTSSGFSGSSSRRDRDRSFERRATNSHNHGVSNKATRGSRGRGGEFYGRGRGFRGTYTASAAPTVSNRGRMGGRSGRDYRTPVAGSHHHDSKGEGPGGRHGQDRSQHNPARARNRSETRSEGSEYEEIPKRRRERGSETGSDSGTSDHGHLEKDNTQKANTKNGLGNTNTSSGNISSAPRGSHARVFTPRGVPSRRGRGGSSGGGNIYRNSGNVGGTPGGHRIAPGSASHVGSSRQPNSARRQQALTQTLGHKDLGRGGLSLVKKDKNADGNQTQSHVSNPPPPSLSTNITPTTQKSTDNGAVLTQQASAKSASIPGVPNSVHPPTNRGFPPSGFERPKRRRHARSQHQQDKPPRFRRLKERENAARINGGVGVIGGGRPASPSLNSVQDSNGTTVTTTLISNAQNANHNASLPSNNNNAGGHLSNANNHHHHHFSQGSTGPTHPQHHHSHGAKSPDFTNQNSDQANEEWETASESSDFTEFRDKEGGGKSYSSHHHHPMGKGLGGGGGGGVVEREMAGKEPQANKRSFSSQRPGMERQNRRVNVGGAGGGGRGPRGPSGGGGGSSGTGNGGGNRGEKRGNWPSPKNRK